From Coffea arabica cultivar ET-39 chromosome 9c, Coffea Arabica ET-39 HiFi, whole genome shotgun sequence, one genomic window encodes:
- the LOC140014114 gene encoding uncharacterized protein, with protein MNNNLSLRTILTDCKLNDTNFLDWHCNVLIVLTHEKIEYVLDGPMPQEPEPTAPAAVRNAYKKHKDDNREASCIMIASMTPQLQQQHTNMGAYDIVQHLRELFEQQSRTVRYDTSKELFKCKMAEGAPVAPHVLKIIGLIEKLAELGFKMDQELNVDLVLQSLPDSFS; from the coding sequence ATGAATAACAATTTGAGCCTTCGCACTATTCTTACTGATTGCAAACTCAATGACACGAACTTTCTTGATTGGCATTGTAACGTCCTTATCGTTCTCACTCATGAGAAAATTGAGTATGTACTTGATGGTCCAATGCCTCAAGAGCCTGAACCTACTGCACCTGCTGCTGTTAGAAATGCTTATAAGAAACATAAGGATGACAATAGGGAAGCTTCATGTATCATGATAGCTTCCATGACTCCTCAGCTTCAGCAGCAGCACACGAACATGGGGGCGTATGATATTGTACAACACCTGAGAGAGTTGTTTGAACAACAATCAAGGACGGTTAGATATGATACCTCTAAAGAATTGTTCAAGTGCAAGATGGCAGAGGGAGCACCTGTTGCTCCGCATGTCTTAAAAATAATTGGGCTAATTGAAAAACTGGCCGAATTAGGTTTTAAGATGGATCAGGAGCTGAATGTTGATTTAGTGCTCCAATCTCTACCAGATTCTTTCTCATAG
- the LOC140014113 gene encoding uncharacterized protein encodes MPAWYNPQAVCAYHSGAPGHATFDCKALKHKIQDMVEAGEIVIRKREAQGPNVNQNPLPEHVGVILDDAEYEEQVKKLAREAEVFGVTDQPFVIELPFGEDNKPFVLDLTPAESEALKPVFIEFPEQEPVLSLQQVPWNYDEPTIQIGENSTAKKEVSVVTRSGKTVSPFETTIPIQANSEPPIKPAITEKEAVDFLKRLQRSEYNIIEKLSKSPAQITMLDLLFSSDMHRDVLIDVLTKAQIPRDISVDNFSNVVGSVLFNKQIAFSDDELPTEGIGHNRALYITVRCNGKMLPKVLIDNGPWIHKSGAVPSSLHQLLKFVVNDKLITIFAEEDCLVITDSGSKEEGSRSATMSPHSTSDIVSVSWITTEEQALSKASVMMAKEMIRGGYKLDRGLGRELQGILKPVEIMEKRDTFGLGFQPTAKDIKEMKERKRAEKEGRQRVFDIPPLRGNI; translated from the exons ATGCCCGCGTGGTATAATCCACAagctgtctgtgcttatcattctggggCCCCCGGACATGCCACCTTTGATTGCAAGGcgcttaaacataaaatccaagatATGGTTGAAGCCGGGGAGATTGTAATCCGAAAAAGGGAGGCACAAGGGCCGAACGTAAATCAAAACCCCTTGCCAGAGCACGTTGGGGTCATTCTGGACGATGCGGAGTACGAAGAACAAGTCAAAAAATTGGCGAGGGAAGCTGAAGTAtttggggtcacagaccaaccATTCGTCATAGAATTACCATTCGGAGAAGATAACAAACCTTTTGTCTTGGATCTTACGCCAGCAGAAAGTGAAGCTTTGAAGCCGGTATTCATCGAATTCCCTGAGCAGGAGCCCGTTTTGAGTCTGCAACAAGTACCGTGGAATTACGATGAACCTACCATACAGATCGGGGAAAATTCAACTGCAAAGAAAGAGGTGTCAGTGGTTACCAGATCGGGGAAGACTGTAAGTCCATTTGAAACTACTATTCCGATTCAAGCTAATTCCGAGCCGCCCATTAAGCCAGcaatcaccgagaaagaagccGTGGATTTCCTTAAACGACTCCAGAGAAGTGAATACAACATAATCGAAAAGCTAAGCAAGTCACCTGCCCAGATAACCATGTTGGATTTACTTTTCTCTTCAGACATGCATAGGGATGTATTGATCGACGTATTAACTAAAGCTCAAATTCCGAGGGACATCtctgttgataatttttcaaacgtggTTGGGAGCGTATTATTCAACAAACAAATTGCTTTTTCTGACGATGAATTGCCGACAGAGGGCATTGGACATAATAGGGCGTTGTACATAACAGTGAGGTGCAACGGGAAAATGCTGCCGAAGGTGCTAATTGACAACGG gccatggattcacaagtctGGGGCTGTGCCATCTTCGTTGCATCAATTGCTGAAATTCGTAGTAAATGACAAGCTAATCACTATCTTTGCCGAAGAGGACTGCCTGGTAATCACCGATTCTGGATCTAAAGAGGAGGGAAGTCGAAGTGCCACCATGTCCCCTCATAGCACATCCGATATAGTCTCCGTAAGTTGGATCACAACGGAGGAACAAGCTCTCTCAAAAGCAAGTGTaatgatggctaaggaaatgattCGTGGAGGATACAAATTAGACAGAGGATTGGGGCGTGAACTGCAAGGGATCCTGAAGCCAGTGGAGATTATGGAAAAAAGGGATACATTCGGTTTGGGTTTCCAACCAACCGCCAAGGACATCAAAGAGATGAAGGAGCGCAAAAGAGCAGAGAAAGAGGGCAGGCAAAGGGTTTTTGATATTCCACCACTGCG gggcaacatttga